The Tamandua tetradactyla isolate mTamTet1 chromosome 13, mTamTet1.pri, whole genome shotgun sequence genome segment GCATATTCACAGCAGCACTGTTCATAATAAGCTACACTACAAACAACCCAAATTGTCCGTCAGaagtagaatgaataaatatggTTAATATttacacagtggaatattacatagCAACAGGAATTAACTCATATAACACAATGAATTCTACaaataatgttaagaaaaaaagtcagacacaagagTATATAATTGCATGATTCAATTCGTATAACACAAAAAGAGATACTAACCTTTGATGTTAGAGAGCAGAATaagtttgtatttttctaattttctttatagTAAGTAGATTATGATAATTAATAGTTTTTTGAAAAACCCAAAAAAGTGACCTAACATACCATATACTGCAACATTTCTTTCCGTCCTGGTTATTAGGTATTTGTGCACCTTCTGCAGATATTCATGCTCCGGGACGGGGCCACTGAAGTTGTGAACAAAGATGGCAGCAGAACTATAGGCCTCCAGCAGAGGCCCAAGGAGTCTCTGTAGGAAGGTGATGAACTGCTTGTGTTCCTTGGATTGACTCAcctgagaaaggaaggaaatgaagccATGGGAAAGGGACCTAAGAACACAGCAAGCTGACAGAGAGCTCTCCTAACAGAACCAGGAACCTGAGACAGTCACTCATGCTAACTCACATAAAAGCAGCCTACTAGTCCCTCTGCAGAGAATCTGTCGGAAACAAAAGCATTGGTTTAAAAATGCGTTCCCTATTGTAATCACTCACTTTTACAGCATTTGAGGCTTGCATTCATTGTGTTTATTGAAAAAATTGGCATAAATGAAGGACATAATTATGCCATATTGTCGTCATTGAAAATAGCTGGCCCTGAGGCTGGACCCTCCAGGGTTTGAAGCCCAGGTTCAACAGTCACTCAAGTGCACAAAAATGCCATATGCCAGGTCCTCCAGATCATCTCCGCCCTCCTCCAGCCCCTCTTCCTGCTTCCTCCAACCCAGCGCCATGGAAGACAAATGGTGGTGGGGTGATAGGGGGCTTGGTGGCAGGTTCAATTGAGCCCCTCTGTAGTGTGGAAGCTAAGAAGAcccaaaatggaaaaagagaagctTCTAAATGTCATCTGGAATCTCCAGAAGCCACTCTCCTGACTACTGGTGTGTGTTTACGTGCATATGTGATAATCCACTTAGGGTATTCAGAAGATGGGTCACTGTtactaatttctaaattaaaatgagacaaaactgatttttctctatcagagacaattgatctttgaaaagtataaatttttttctgtgatagaatttgttttaattgaaGGCAAAGAGTTCAActgtgtaaaattttaaaaggcatggCAAGTCTGGGACAGACTCAAAAACCAGAAGGGAGAAGCAATAACCAGCCACTGACAGCTGAGTATTAGTTTCCCTCCACACCTGGCAAAGTGCTTTGCTTTACTGATGACTGAGCTGAAATACTGTCTTCTTAGGAGTGGATACATGTGTAGGTAAACAGGTATGTCCCTGTTTGTTCTGTGAGAAGGTCATGAAAAGTATCACCTATGATGCTCATCTTCCTGAATTTTCTGACTCTTGTTTCCTTCTCTATATACCTATGCCTAGACTGAACAGTTTAAGGTACTAAATGAATTCAAACAGTTTGAGCATTTTTACCAGAAAGAAAGTATCCCAGCTGGTTCATGGGGACTTCAGATATGAGTAAGTCACCACAGCCACAGCTTAAAAGAACCTCATAAACTAGTGGCAACATATTCTCAACTCATCACTGTAATGCCCACCAGAATTCTTCACCAAAATACCTTCAAGTAGCAATCTCGCTGCTCTTCACCAAAATCACTGTCTTCATCTTCTTCATCACTTCTCCAAGATAGAGGTTCTGGAAGTTTCTTGCTCCATTGCTGCTCAGCAAGACCAGGACTAATGTCTTCCTGATCATCCTGCTATGGCACAGAGGTGACCAACAGTAAATGAAGATGCACAGAGGACCCAGACCAAGCAGTCCTCTCACCTTCCCTGTCACTCTTCTCTGCCTCGTGTTCACAGCATTAATCAACCTCCCTTTCCAAACTCAAAATCACTTGGGAGGGAgtaagagagggaagaaggaaatagagTGAGGGTCAGGGGTCggcaggggcggggtggggggtgttaCCAGATATATAAAAATAGCCTCAACTCTTCTAAATTGGTGTCTAGTTTCCCACGCCATACTCTCTATACTAAATCtaccaaaatcaaaacaaaacctcaacagaaaaaaataggtatgTGCAAGCTGCAAGCACACTGATCTGAGCAGCACCTCATTTCAGAATGCAATCTTCTGGATGGCAAGGAATCAAAACAAGGTATGTTTTAGACAACACCAGGTACACAAAAGGAACCAAAACATTAAACAATCCCCAAGGaacttttgttttctctcttcttttcaccTAAATATGACTATGTATCAAACGTAATTACGGGTTAAAATAGAAGGCACGAAAGGTAGGGAAATGAAACaagacactaaataaataaaactacttCTCTTACCTCTGCCACTATTAGAATGCCATACTGGATAAATTTTCCTACTGTTTCAAGGCAAACTTGGTAAAATGTCTGGCAGGGCTGAAAAGAAAAGGTAATTAAATGCAAATTTCATggctctatttttgtttttaaatgacagAAAAGGCTGCACCAAGTAGTTGCCAAATACTTCCCTTGTGTCACCTACCTCACCAGGCAAGACCTATGATTGCAGATACCCTCCCTCTTGATCACTACATGGTCATGGTCAAAGCACACGAAGGGGCTCTTAACCTCCAGTGGTAGGGCACCCACTGTAACACCACCTGCAGAGAGTGTTCCCGAGCCCAGTTTTCTCGGCCAAAAGCTTGCTGCAAGCCCTCTGAAGGACTGCTCATCAGGGCCCTACCACCAGGCTCTTTTTCTTTATAAGACAATGTCATTGCAAAAGCTGTTTACAATAAACACTGTACAAAAAGGTGGTGAATGAGGAAACATAGCATTTGAATAACTCAAAAAGACCCAGGAAAAGAACAAGGTCAATCTTGGGATGCTTACTTGTCCCTGCCCCCTCCCATCCTGCCACCCAATGTCTATGCAAAACAGATTTGCCATTAGGGCCACCAGTACACCACAACAAAGAAGGACAAGGGTGAGGACTGTATCCATAACACAGGTACTCAGAAGTGTTCCAAGACACACTCATATAAGTGGAAGAGAATATAATTCCAGGAAAATCTAATTCTATCTGTGGataatttgggagaaaaaaatctctCCATTGCTTAATATATATGCTTCATTAAAAATGTCTAGAAGTGCTTAGATATAAAATGAATGCTCATTTAAATGAAAAGGGGCTACAGTGCAGTGTAACATTCATAAAATgccatataaaaatgaaaactgggGTTTGCATTACACTAGAAAGTAAAGCTTAACACTGATGCTGGGCCAtggtttcctcctttgtaaaatgagaaGGGGTTGAGCATATGTTTTTAAAGCTATTTCTGACTCTTATCATCTATGGTTCTGTCATCGGGGAGTGGGTGTGTTAATTAGTTACTAGCCTGTGACCCAGCATCATATGCATAATGAATGCTCAGTAACTTTGGATCTGACTGACTGATAACGTTGAGCAACCTGTCCTGTAACATAACATCTAGCTGCACACAGGGTTCACTGGAGCCGTGACCCAGATAGCAAACGATGATAGTAAATGATGAATCAGTTTGGCAGCCCAGGAGGGGAATGTAAAGCAGCAATAATGGACCAAAACCTCTCTGAAGAGAAAAGCAGTTTCATGAAAAGGCTCAAAAGAAGAACAGGCTGGAACTACAAAGAGAGGCGACACTGAGCGGTGTTCACTTACAAGAGAGATGGTGCCTTCATTAGAGAGCAGATAACACAGGCTGGCAGCCTTCCGCACCAGCTGCTCCTGGCTGACCAAGCTGGGAGGGGCTCCAGTAGGCCCTCCCGAGCCCCTCTTGTTCAAAactgcataaaggctgcaggctaAGCACATAAAAGCAACGGTGAAGACTGGGAGCTCTTAAATTTCCAAGAAAAACTTCAAGTGGCTCTGATAGCTGATTACCTAAATACATTTTCAATACATCAAAAGCAATGACCTGCATTCGCtgaggaaatttaaataaatccCCTGAGAATTCATTTCAAATGATTCTGCATAATCCTAACTCCATCAAACACCTCTTCTGCTCCCTCTGTTCTCCTTCTGTCATCTCTTGTTCGCAAACGAGCCCCACTTCCACGCTTTTCACTGTCATGTGTATTTGTCTCAGTTATTAGACTTTAAACTGCTGAAAAGCAAGACATTCGACCTCTTCTCCTTAATAATTAGTAAGCATTATACATACAATAGTTCAATAACTAGTTActgaataataaaagtaaaaacaaactatAATAGTGATAAGGCAGCAGatcatattttctttagagaactAAAAATATAGCAATGCATTCCCTCTAACAAGGGGCTATCCTCCAAACTGTGATGTGGGTTAGGCCCTTTTATTTTCCATGAAAGTATTTCAGGGCCTGACATACCCATGATGGCTTCCATGATGAAGACATGAAGTACCCCATTGCTGTAGAAGTTGAGTTCAAAGACAGACGGAACAGTTGTGCTTGGCATAATAAAAAACTCATCATTCCTACTAGTGTGGGTGATTGTGACGCAATTTCCCAGCAGCTGTATGGCATGCATGACTACGTCTTCAGAACTGCCTGAGAACCCCAGGTCAAAATCACGAGCTAGGACTTCCTCCTTCATCACAAAGAAGTCTTCCACCAACGTGGAGAGATCAATTCCCTAGAGAAAACAGACAAGAAATGGTCTCATGAGAGCAGGAAATGCACTTCCAAAAGGCTGAGCAGCCAGCATTCCGAGAACATCTTGCCCTGGATTTCGCACAGCTCACTGTTGGCACTTACAGAAATATGGCCACAATGCCAAGGCAGAGCACGCTAGAAAACCACACAAGCCGGATCACCAAGAATGTCAGGGAAAGTTTCCTCACAACACAGAACACTCCAGCCACAGTATATGTGATATGAGCACATAAGATCACAGAGGGAAGGGGAAGCCATCTGAAAGTAAGAAATACTTAACTTTTGGCAGGAATGTccctcattttaaatatttattgggcaaaCATTTATTTGGTGCCTATCCGTGTACTACACACCAAGTACTGTGCTTGGTGTTGAAAACATGACTGGACAAAACAGACATGGTCTCTCCCACCACAGAGCTTGGACAAGTGTATTGTGGGAGGATGGTGGGTGGGGAATGGGTCCTAAAATACAAGCCAAATAACTTGGAAACTGTCAGCTATCAGGGTACTTACCACAGGTCAATGAAATATACTTTATTACAACAACACTATTACCTAAGGAATGCCTTATTATTAAAAAGTCTCTGACTTATGTTTTCCAAGCAGATTTCTCTTCCACCAGGTTTTTAGGTTACTGTGGACAGAGTCTTTGGCTTATATTACTGTTTATCTCACAGCACTAGCCAGGAGTGAGTCAAATCTATTGGTAAGTGAGtattttgaaaggatgtgtgtcccctagaaaagccttgttttaatcctaatcccattttgaaagacagccacttcttctaatccctattaagcactgtatgtttgaaattgtaattagatcatatccctggagatgtgatataattgagagtggttgttaaattggattaggtgatgacatgtctccacccatttgggtgggtcttgattagtttctgaagtcttataaaagaggaaacattttggagaatgagagattcagagagagcagagtagcagagtccacgagccagcgacatttggagattaagaaggaaaacacctcccagggagcttcatgaaacaggaagccaggagaagaagctagcagatgaagccatgttcgccatgtgcccttccagatgagagaggaaccctgaccatgttcaccatgtgcctttccagatgagagaaaaattctgactgtgttcgccatgtaccctttcacttgagagagaaactctgaatttcatcggccttcttgaaccaaggtatctttccctggatgactttgattggacatttctatagacttgttttaattgggacattttctcagccttagaactgtaaactagcaactcattaaattcccctttttaaaagccattccgtttctggtataaaaattctggcagctagcaaactagaacaaatagctAACAAATGTTTTTGTGCGTTCTATTTAACTCTAGGTGACACTGCAGACATACCTGCCTGTGCCTGTAGAGAAGCAGACAGGCCACGATGTGCGTTGACATAATGGCACAGGATTTGCTAGCAGCTGGAAAGCAAAAGCAGAGCTTTAGTTGTACATCTGTTTTAAAAAAGCCAAAACTTTTTTAAAGTACCTAGATTTTAAACAGgagtatttaaaattataaaagtcctctagcaaacaaacgaacaaacaaaaagcccTCTAACGTTTCCCATGACTgtgattttcccaaagaaagtTCTAACATTAAACCACGTCCTGGTATAATAAAACCTCATTAGAGATCACTGTTCATCATACAACAGAATTCAGTCCAAGAAATGGGCACCTTCAACCCTGACCAGTGGAATTTCATTACTGAATGATCAAGAGAGACCCTTACTGAATACAAAGACCCAAAGTACGAACCGGTTCTAAGAATTCTATAGGGTGTTCCTTTCCTACGTTGTGACTTGTTCCTCTCTGCGGTCTGTATAAGTGTAACTCTACTTCACTCAATGCAGGTATTCACCACCACATCAGAAGGAAGGGGTAGTGAAAAAGAAAGTGGCTTTGAAGTCAGAAAATCCTGGGCTTAAGTCCTAACTTCCAAAGTAGTTCTACTCCTTGGgccaaattatttaaattccaaAATCCCAGTTTCCCCATcggtaaaatgaaaatactatctCGCTTATTGGACTATGTGAGAATGAAATGATTGGGCTGGTACTATACCCATGGTAATAGGTGCTCAATctatctgaatttcctctcttccTGGTCCAGAGGTTGGTAAGAGGTGGGGAGGAAGgggacagaaatagaaaattgaaacTGGACAAATCACATATGTGGACGTGCATGGGGTAATCTGAGGTAAAGATATCATTTATGAGTTTCTGAGACATGACAATAAATTCATGAATACTTCACTCATAGCTGAAGTTGTCTctagaatttatatatttaaaaagtacaatgTACCATATTTATagtcattaaaaagaattatttataaagagttttttaaaaacttgggcAAATGCTTGTGTTATTAATGGAAAATAACACACAATTCCTatctgtaaaaaatatttttaaagaatagacTAGACTGCCATGCCACTGGTTATTTGGGTGGTGGATTTTTTACTACCTAACCTAGCtttgttttccaacttttcaacaataagaatatattatttttagaatGCAGGATTTAAGCAGAGAAGAGACACAATCAGGTGTGCCTAAGCAGAAACACTCTGGCCCAGCGTAAGTCAAAATAGCTGCAGCTGGAGTGGAAGGAGTGCACTCAGGTAAGGAAACCTTCACAGCAGTCAGGCAGGAAGGGCTGAGGGTCTCAACAGGGACAGGGCAAAAGCAATGGCGAGAAAGACATCTTGGCTTGGGCTGTGCACAGGGGTGCCAGGTGGAGCCATGGGATTTCTAAACAACTTCTCCACAACATAACCCGATGCTGCAATTTGGAACTTAAGCGAATTCTGTACTCAACCAACCCTCAGCTCTAGGTCACTCCCACTTCAATTGTTTGAGTATAGCTATACCACTGAAAAAAGCATTTACTCTTTGAGTGCAAAACTATTAACTATGCAATTTGTATTCCCTACAGTTAAAATAAAGCTTTATACATTATAGCCCCTCAATATTTGCTAAACAAAAATAAGCATGAGGTTAGAGGGAAATGAGACATGGAACCATCAACCAAGATATTATAATACAAGTTAGTTCAAAGAAAGAAATCCATGGGTAAAAAGGTAACAAATCATTCTGACAAAGCTGTTTCCTAAAAAACAGAAGCACTACCCACATGAGCACCTACTAGTGCCAGGCACTGGGTGCTGTTTTACTCATATGATCTCAAATCCCCAAAGTATCACCTTTTTCTAGCAACTTGCCTATCACTACCTGGGTAATAGGCGACAGAACTAGACCTGGAACCCAACCTCAGCAGATTCCAAAACCTGTATGGTTTGCACTGCATCACGCCAAATCTGATTGGCAGGACCAAAGAGTTTGCCATTCTCCTTACTGAATAGAATGTGCTCTGCAAGATTTGCAATCAGCCTTCTTCGGAAGGATTCATCCGTTGTGTTTCTGGACTCATTCATGGAAGTGTCTGCCCCTTCATCAACAGCATCGTTGGGTCTGAAAAGttttataaaagtttaaaacaagcaaaaaaaaaaaatcaagcttctacgaatttcatttgtttataaagCAAACTATAAGAGACTAATCTATAAATTATTACATGTCATAATTTAAACCACAATTACTTCTGTTTATTTCCCTCCATAATACATTCTGTATTTCTAACTAACATGTAAAATATGTCATTTAGTTATGACTAAATAAGATTTTGGTACATCATTTCCAAATCCAACTGGCAAAAAGAGCACATTAAACAATATACCTCATTTCAAACCACTTTCAAAAACTCAACATTTCCACATATTAAAggaatatttcatttgaaatctagaaaattcaaatagcaagatatttttgtacatttcattttatgtacAACGTGCATAAGTTACTACAAAATAACAAttcatttcaaatattcaaaagCATAAACCAAGTAAGAACCCCTACCTGAGTCACAAAATCAAAAACATCTTATTATGCAAATATCTTGGTGatcaatatacaactatgtaatgatattacgagccattgattgtacaccatgtacgggatgtttgtatgttaagaatgtatgtgcttgtacgttgttttattaacaaaaataaaaaaacaaaaaaaaacttgtaaGGCAAATAGTCAAAAACCTCCAAACTAATGTGAAAGTAATTTCAACATCCTTTATCAGACcaagagagaaaatgaggaagagaaaataagtACATGCACATTCTTAATAAAGTTACCTGTTTTGCTATGCAATGGAAGAAACAATAGATATTTGATAGTTCAGTTAGATATTCAAAACTTTCCACAAACCTCACCTTGATGGAAGTATAGCTGGTAAAAGTGCCTGTTCCGATGAGAGTAGAGCTGTCACAGGTTTCTGAGTTTGGTTTTCTAAATATTCCTggcaggagggaaaaaaaatagccatTTACTCTCACTTTCATATcaacatataaatataatatgatctttaaaaattaaaaatggagttTGTTATAAATGGACCATGCTATGGAGCATACTAAACAATCTCTGTATCCTAAAATTAACTTTAGAGGTCAAGGGTGATTCAGAGAATGTAGTACTTTGGCACATCATTTCCAAATCCAACCGGCTTAAGGAACTTAAGGAGGGCTAATTCTGTACTCAAGTGACACGCAGCCCTGGGTCACTCCCAATTAAATCGTTTTTAAACAACCATCCCACTGAGAAGAGTATATGCTCTTTGAGTGTAGAATTATTAATCACTCAACTTGCATTCCCCTCAGCTAAAACAAGACATTACAGATTACAGTCATGAAAACTTACAGGCACAAAGATGAGGTGGAAgcaaaattacttaaaattttaaggaaaaaaaatgacctttTCTCACTTCTTCATGAAAATATTTGACATTTCTAATATGTTAAATACAGATAATCAACCACACTTTTTAAAGGGAATCTGGCAGTCTGGGGTGTCATGCAACATCCGAAAGAATCTCAATCAAAAAGCAAGTCACAACAAGACAAAGAAGCTGTTCAAtagatttttagtttttattaaaaaaaaaaaaaaggtggcaaaAAATGTTGAGGCGCCTAAAAGCTGAAAGAACTTAAGGCTGGAAAACATCTAGCACAACAGTTAGAATCTTTTAAAGTAAAGCCAAGGGGTGGAACAGTAGGAGAGGCAAAAACCTCAGCTCCTTATCTGTGGATTCCCTGCTTCCTTAGccatccttctctctctccttttccaatTCAAAAATCTTAGAATTTTAAAGCTGCAAGGATCTAAGGAACCTGCCAGTCTCGGCTTCTCAATAAGGGCCTATCAGTACTATCCTTCAGGATATAAGAATCCTGGATTCCATCCAATGGGATAGAGCATCATCCTAGACTGTCAATAAAGCTTTCAGGGGagctattttgaaaaatttccccaAAATGGTGGAAAATTTGAGAAAGATTCTTGTGAAAGTAATCCATGGGGAGGATACAGGGATCCCCAGTGACACAGAGAGGTTAGGATGGTTAGAGACAGGACCAAACTCCTGACTCCAAGTCACTGCTTTAACTTAGTTTCATTTCAGCAGACACTCACCTTTAAGGAAAATGGTTGTGCAAAATCCACTCTGACACACCCATAGTTTTTCCGTAACATTCTAATAACACCTCTTGCTACACTCCAAAGGCTCTCATTCTTCTTAGGTTT includes the following:
- the GPAM gene encoding glycerol-3-phosphate acyltransferase 1, mitochondrial isoform X3 — protein: MFATNVAENVLNSSRVQEAIAEVAAELNPDGSAQQQLKAINKVKKKAKRILQEMVATVSPALIRLTGWVLLKLFNSFFWNIQIHKGQLEMVKAAAEMNLPLIFLPVHRSHIDYLLLTFVLFCHNIKAPYIASGNNLNIPIFSTLIHKLGGFFIRRRLDETPDGRKDILYRALLHGHVVELLRQQQFLEIFLEGTRSRSGKTSCARAGLLSVVVDTLSTNTIPDILVIPVGIAYDRIIEGHYNGEQLGKPKKNESLWSVARGVIRMLRKNYGCVRVDFAQPFSLKEYLENQTQKPVTALLSSEQALLPAILPSRPNDAVDEGADTSMNESRNTTDESFRRRLIANLAEHILFTASKSCAIMSTHIVACLLLYRHRQGIDLSTLVEDFFVMKEEVLARDFDLGFSGSSEDVVMHAIQLLGNCVTITHTSRNDEFFIMPSTTVPSVFELNFYSNGVLHVFIMEAIMACSLYAVLNKRGSGGPTGAPPSLVSQEQLVRKAASLCYLLSNEGTISLPCQTFYQVCLETVGKFIQYGILIVAEQDDQEDISPGLAEQQWSKKLPEPLSWRSDEEDEDSDFGEEQRDCYLKVSQSKEHKQFITFLQRLLGPLLEAYSSAAIFVHNFSGPVPEHEYLQKVHKYLITRTERNVAVYAESATYCLVKNAVKMFKDIGVFKETRQNKMSVLELSSTFLPQCNRQKLLEYILSFVVL